GATTCAGCTTTGAACCTGCCAGAGAATTTAAGTTTGAACAGAGAAAAGACCGTTATGGCTGGATTCAGAATCATGAAGGAAAATGGTTTTATACCGTATTTGTAGAGCACGGAAGAATTCTTAACACAGAGGAATATCCTTTAAAATCAGGATTATTAAAAATCGCACAAACTGGAAAAGCTAATTTCCGTTTTACCTGTAATCAGAATCTTATTCTTGCTGATATTGACGAAAAAGATAAGCCTGAAATTGAACATATTTTAAAAGAGCACGGAATTTCAGAATATACCAATGGAGCAAGCGCCTTACGTAAAAACTCTGTTGCCTGTGTGGCCCTGAACACTTGTTCATTGGCTTTGGCAGAAGCACAGCGTTATCTACCTTCTTTGGTCACGAAAATAGAACCTATTCTTGAAAAATATGGTCTGCTGGAAGAAGATATTACCATTCGTATGACCGGATGTCCAAATGGCTGTGGGAGATCTCCTAATGCCGAAATCGGATTTGTGGGGACAGCTTATGGGAAATATAATCTCCACATTGGAGGGGACCGTTTAGGAATGCGACTAAATACAAAATTTAAAGAAAATATTGGTGAGGAAGAAATTCTTACCACTCTGGATGAACTTTTCGGAATATATGTACAGAAAAGACTTGCAGAAGAAACATTTGGCGATTTTTCATACCGTTATTTACACACCTTAAATTAATTATATGGCTAATTTTCATTATGATCTGAAAAAAAACAAAAAAAATCAACCTCTTCTTTTAGGCGGACGAATGTGTATGTGTTGTTGATTCTTAAATAACAATACATACAAAGCTGTTTGAATATTTTGAACCATCAAGGAAAGTTAATACCAGAAACTGTCATTGCGAACCGAAGGTGAAGCAATCTCAGCAATAATATTAATGGCTTAAACCACTCCGTCAAAAATTCTTTGAATTTTCGCCACCTCTCCAAAAGAGGGGAATTCTAAGCCCTTCAATTATAATATTAACCAATATAGAAGACTTTCATCATAGAAGTAAAAAATTCAGACAGCTTCATTCTCAACCTAAAAAATGAAGAAAAAATGAAAAACAAAAAGCAGGGAAATTTTCTACCAAAAGCAGGTATTATTGCATTCACATTTCTATTCTTTAACTTCGCAGAAGCACAGCAGCAGCTTATAGAGCTTAGCGGAAGCATCAAAAATACAGATACACGAAAAGGTCTTGACTCCGTAAAAGTACAGATCGAAAATACACAGGATAACGCATTTACAGATCAGCTGGGTAACTTTAAGCTCAGAACAAGGGTTACCATTCCGTTTCGAGTGGTCATTCAAAAAGAAGGTTTTACAGGTCAAACCGTTGAAATCCTTTCCCCTTCCAACAAAATAACGATAGGTCTTAATCCACAGAACACCATCATTGATGATGTGGTAATTTCTGCCTCCAGAGTTCCGGAAAAAATATTAAGATCACCGATTGCCATTGAAAAAATTGATATTAAAACCATCAGAGAAAGTCCGGCAGCTTCGTTCTATGAAACATTGGAAAATGTAAAAGGACTTCAGCTTTTAACCTCAAGTCTTACGTTGAAAATTCCTAATTCGAGAGGTTTCAATTCACCTAATAATTTTCGATTCATGCAGCTGGTAGACGGGGTAGATGTACAGTCGGCAACGTTGGGAGTGCCATTGGGAAATGCAATAGGACCTACCGAACTGGATATCCAGTCTATGGAAGTCACTCCCGGAGCCGCTTCAGCATTGTACGGAATGAATGCCATCAACGGACTGGCCAGTTTACAGACCAAAGATCCGTTTACATCCGAAGGAATAAGCGTTTATTTCCGTGGCGGGGTGAATCATGTAGACAATTTTAATCATAAAATAAGTTCCCTGGGCGAAAGCGCCATTCGTTTTGCAAAAGTGATCAATAAAAATTTCGCTGTTAAAGTCAATGCCTCATATTTCAGTGGAACAGACTGGATTTCAAACAATCTGACTGATCAGAATTCAGGATCATTGGTCACAGCCAATCCTAATTTTGCGCTTGCCAACAATCCGGCAGAAGACCTTTGGAATAAATATGGTGATGAAAGAAATAACCGTGTAGCTGTAAAGGTAGATTACAACGGAAAGCCTACCACATTCAATGTTTCCAGAACAGGATATCTGGAGAAAGATCTTGTGAGTCCGGATGTGAAAAATATCAAGTTTGATGCGGGATTATACTACCGTTTCGGAGATCAGTGGAGAACATCTTACGTGTATCGTTATGGCTTACTGGACGGAACTTTCCAGAGAGGAAATAAAATCCGTTTGCAAAATGCTACTGTTCAGAACCACAAAATAGAACTGACAGGAAAGGAACTTACTTTCAGGGCTTATGTCTCGATAGAAAATACAGGAGATTCTTATAATCTGAAACCTTTGGCAGATAATCTTGATCTCACTAATCTTTCCAATACCAACTGGAGAAATATATTCCAAACAGCTCTTCAGAATAATCTGAATGCAGGAGCCAATCTTAATGACGCTTTTATTCTTGCTCGCCAACAGGCAGATAAAAACAGAGTCGTACCGGGAACTGCAGCCTTCGAACAGTTGAAAAATACCATTATCGGAATCAACAACTGGGATTCCGCAAATGGAGGAGTAGCAGGTGCTCCGGCAACGGGAGGGGCAAAACTTGAACAGAAATCCCGCTTTTATCAGGGAGAGCTTACTTATGATTTCAGCAGATTTGTGAAGATTTTCAATCTTCTGGCTGGTGTAGATTACCGTCTGTACAGTATTACTCCGGATGGAAACAATTTTGTTGATTTCGACCGTCCTGTGAATGAAAGAAACATTCCTTTAGCCAACGGCACCTTTGGGAAAGATGTTATTTATCAGAAATATGGAGCTTTTGCTCAGATTACCAAGCTTTTCTTTAATGATAAATTAAAAATCAACGCTGCTTTACGGATCGACAGAAATCCCGAATTTGAAGCCAAATTAAATCCGAGAATCAGTGTTGTTTATTCTCCGGTTAAAGAGCATAATTTCAGAGCTTCTTTTCAGAACGGATATCGTTTTCCATCCTTGTTTGAAGCACTTTCTTTCGTAAACAACGGAAATGTAAGAAGAGTGGGAGGTCTTTCAAAAGTAAATGACGGATTAGGTTATCTGGAAAATTCCTATACACTGGCTTCTATTGATAAATTCACCTCAGCAGTGAATGCAGATGTAGACGCCGGAAAAACTCAGGCTCAGGCCGCTCAGGATAACAAACAACTTTTAACTGTAGCCAATCTGCAGAAGTTACAGCCAGAAAAGATCAATTCATTTGAAGTAGGGTATAAGTCTGCTTTTTTCAATAATAAACTGGTGCTGGACTGGGATTTCTACTACAATATTTACGAAGGATTCCTTGGTCAGGTAGAAGTAGCTGTTCCAAAAAACAGCCAGGTAGGAAGCAATACGGCAGTTCTTGCAATGCTCGATAGAAGCAAACAGGACCGTTACAGGGTTTATACCAACAGCAACAGTACTTATAAAAGCTATGGAACCTCTTTAGGAATTCGTTATAATATTACAGGAAATTATAATGTCAATACCAATGTTTCCTATAATGATCTTGCATCCAATAATAGTTCAGACCTGTTTATCACAGCTTTCAACACTCCAAAATGGATGGTGAATGTAAGTGTAGGAAACAGAGAAATTGTTAAAAATATAGGGTTTACCCTTGTGGCAAGATGGCAAAGTGGCTTTATGTGGGAAAGTCCTTTAGCATCAGGAGCAATTCCGGCTTATTACACGATTGATGCTCAGGCCACATGGAAGCTTCCTGAAATTCGTGCAAATATTAAAATTGGAGCTACCAATTTACTGAACCGCCGTTATTTCCAGTATGCAGCAGGTCCTGAAATCGGAGGACTGTACTATCTCGCTTTTACTTATGATTTAAAACTGTAATCAGGATGAGTAATTCATTATATCCCATATTTTTAAAACTTGAAAACCTGTCACTGATCATCATTGGCGGTGGAAAGGTCGCTTTGGAAAAACTCGAATCTGTACTGGGCAATTCACCGGAAACTTCCATCAAACTGGTGGCAAAGGAGATTATTCCTGAAGTTAGAATCTTACAAAATCAGTTTTCCAATATTACACTGTACGAGAGAGCGTATGATGATCATGATTTTAATGATGCCGATCTCGCCATTATTGCAGTGAACGATATTGTTTTGGCAGGAGAGATCAGAAAAAAAGCCCAGAAAAGAAATGTATTGGTTAATGTTGCAGATAAGCCGGATTTGTGTGATTTTTATCTAGGTTCCATCGTTAAAAAAGGAAGTCTTAAAATTGCTATTTCCACCAATGGGAAATCTCCAACTATTGCTAAAAGATTAAGGGAAACCTTTACAGAAGTGATCCCTGACGAAATGGATCATGTATTGGATAATATGCAGAATATTCGCAATCAGCTCACCGGAGATTTCAATTATAAGGTTAAAGAACTCAACAAAATTACTACAAAATATCTGTCTGACGGAAAAGCTGCTGCAAAACCGGACATGGAAATTGAAAAGCTGATCAATATTACCAAAACAGCCCAAAGAAAAGCAAATATTTACCTTGCCGTTATTGGTGTTTTACTTCTTTTCGGATTATTTGGTCTGGTGGTGTATCAGTTCAATCTTTCCGGGGATATTCAGTACTTTCTGAATAAAGATGGCCATATCTTTTACTGGATGCTTTTTGCAGGTTTTATGGCAGAAATTGTGGCCGGATCCATGGGAATGGGATATGGTGTAATCTGTACCACAATCCTTTTATTGCTGAATGTTCCGCCACCCGTTGTAAGTGCAAGTATTCACTCTGCAGAGTCATTTACTACTGCTGCCGGAAGCTTCAGTCATTATAAACTGGGAAATGTCAATAAAAAAATGGTATGGGTTTTATTCCCACTGGCTATTGTAGGCTCTATTATTGGTGCTTTGACCTTATCCCACTATGGCGAACAGTACGCTCATATTGTAAAACCTATTATTGCCTGCTACACCTTGTATCTTGGAATCAATATCTTAAGAAATGCATTCAAAGATAAAAAATCAGGACAAGTTAAAAACAAACGGAGAACCAATCTCAGAGTATTGGGACTCGCAGGTGGTTTTATTGATTCCTTTGCAGGAGGCGGATGGGGACCATTGGTAACCGGAACCCTGATTAAAGAGGGAAGGATTCCCCGTTATGTAGTGGGAAGTTCTACGGTAGCCAAGTTTTTACTGACAATAACAAGCGCCGTTACATTCATTTTTACAATTGGTATTCATCACTG
The nucleotide sequence above comes from Chryseobacterium sp. 7. Encoded proteins:
- a CDS encoding TonB-dependent receptor: MKNKKQGNFLPKAGIIAFTFLFFNFAEAQQQLIELSGSIKNTDTRKGLDSVKVQIENTQDNAFTDQLGNFKLRTRVTIPFRVVIQKEGFTGQTVEILSPSNKITIGLNPQNTIIDDVVISASRVPEKILRSPIAIEKIDIKTIRESPAASFYETLENVKGLQLLTSSLTLKIPNSRGFNSPNNFRFMQLVDGVDVQSATLGVPLGNAIGPTELDIQSMEVTPGAASALYGMNAINGLASLQTKDPFTSEGISVYFRGGVNHVDNFNHKISSLGESAIRFAKVINKNFAVKVNASYFSGTDWISNNLTDQNSGSLVTANPNFALANNPAEDLWNKYGDERNNRVAVKVDYNGKPTTFNVSRTGYLEKDLVSPDVKNIKFDAGLYYRFGDQWRTSYVYRYGLLDGTFQRGNKIRLQNATVQNHKIELTGKELTFRAYVSIENTGDSYNLKPLADNLDLTNLSNTNWRNIFQTALQNNLNAGANLNDAFILARQQADKNRVVPGTAAFEQLKNTIIGINNWDSANGGVAGAPATGGAKLEQKSRFYQGELTYDFSRFVKIFNLLAGVDYRLYSITPDGNNFVDFDRPVNERNIPLANGTFGKDVIYQKYGAFAQITKLFFNDKLKINAALRIDRNPEFEAKLNPRISVVYSPVKEHNFRASFQNGYRFPSLFEALSFVNNGNVRRVGGLSKVNDGLGYLENSYTLASIDKFTSAVNADVDAGKTQAQAAQDNKQLLTVANLQKLQPEKINSFEVGYKSAFFNNKLVLDWDFYYNIYEGFLGQVEVAVPKNSQVGSNTAVLAMLDRSKQDRYRVYTNSNSTYKSYGTSLGIRYNITGNYNVNTNVSYNDLASNNSSDLFITAFNTPKWMVNVSVGNREIVKNIGFTLVARWQSGFMWESPLASGAIPAYYTIDAQATWKLPEIRANIKIGATNLLNRRYFQYAAGPEIGGLYYLAFTYDLKL
- a CDS encoding TSUP family transporter; translated protein: MSNSLYPIFLKLENLSLIIIGGGKVALEKLESVLGNSPETSIKLVAKEIIPEVRILQNQFSNITLYERAYDDHDFNDADLAIIAVNDIVLAGEIRKKAQKRNVLVNVADKPDLCDFYLGSIVKKGSLKIAISTNGKSPTIAKRLRETFTEVIPDEMDHVLDNMQNIRNQLTGDFNYKVKELNKITTKYLSDGKAAAKPDMEIEKLINITKTAQRKANIYLAVIGVLLLFGLFGLVVYQFNLSGDIQYFLNKDGHIFYWMLFAGFMAEIVAGSMGMGYGVICTTILLLLNVPPPVVSASIHSAESFTTAAGSFSHYKLGNVNKKMVWVLFPLAIVGSIIGALTLSHYGEQYAHIVKPIIACYTLYLGINILRNAFKDKKSGQVKNKRRTNLRVLGLAGGFIDSFAGGGWGPLVTGTLIKEGRIPRYVVGSSTVAKFLLTITSAVTFIFTIGIHHWNIVLGLLLGGVFTAPFSAMLTSKLPTKKMFVVVGIVVIIMSLVTITKSILS